The following proteins are co-located in the Desulfoscipio sp. XC116 genome:
- a CDS encoding sugar phosphate nucleotidyltransferase: MGILNIEALFITEDQSVLEAMKQIDATHNQVLMVAENKKLKAIITDGDIRRHLLRGGKLEDKIREIANYSPKFIHEKDRDKSKELMKKWSVLSLPIVNEALEIQSIAFLKDYEIGRKLSVNAPIVVMAGGLGTRLHPYTKILPKPLIPIGEIPIAEHIINHFMEYECDEFHFIINYKKNMIKAYFGDVEKDYKIEFHNEEKPLGTGGGLSLLKGKLKSTFFLTNCDVLIRANYKEIYDFHKQNGNMITIVAAYKHLTIPYGVINLITNGEIASIIEKPEYSFLTNTGFYVVEADVINRLKNDQAMGFTDIIEQQKNLGEKIGVFPVSEQNWLDMGQLEELERMRKELEV; encoded by the coding sequence GTGGGAATATTGAATATAGAGGCATTATTTATCACGGAAGATCAAAGTGTTTTGGAGGCAATGAAACAGATAGATGCAACACATAATCAAGTATTGATGGTTGCTGAAAATAAAAAACTAAAAGCGATTATTACTGATGGAGACATCAGAAGGCATTTACTGCGCGGAGGTAAGTTAGAGGATAAAATAAGGGAAATCGCCAATTACAGTCCGAAATTCATACATGAAAAAGACAGGGATAAATCTAAAGAACTCATGAAGAAATGGTCGGTATTGTCTTTGCCGATTGTGAATGAAGCACTCGAGATACAATCCATTGCTTTTTTAAAAGATTATGAGATCGGACGTAAACTTTCGGTAAATGCGCCTATCGTCGTCATGGCAGGCGGATTGGGAACAAGGCTCCATCCGTATACAAAGATATTACCAAAACCACTTATTCCCATTGGCGAAATACCAATAGCCGAGCATATAATCAATCATTTTATGGAGTATGAATGCGACGAATTTCATTTTATCATTAACTATAAAAAGAATATGATCAAGGCTTATTTCGGCGACGTTGAAAAAGATTATAAAATAGAATTTCATAATGAGGAGAAACCGCTTGGCACAGGCGGCGGGCTCAGCCTGCTGAAAGGGAAACTCAAATCCACCTTTTTCTTGACGAATTGCGATGTTCTCATCAGAGCTAATTACAAGGAAATATATGATTTTCATAAGCAAAACGGAAATATGATTACAATAGTCGCGGCCTATAAGCATCTCACTATTCCTTATGGAGTAATCAACCTGATAACGAATGGCGAAATAGCTTCCATAATTGAGAAGCCCGAGTACTCATTCCTGACCAATACCGGCTTTTATGTTGTGGAAGCAGACGTTATAAACAGGCTTAAGAATGATCAAGCTATGGGATTCACGGATATAATCGAGCAGCAAAAAAATCTGGGAGAAAAGATCGGAGTTTTTCCCGTCAGTGAACAGAACTGGCTCGATATGGGACAGCTTGAAGAGTTGGAGAGAATGAGGAAGGAATTGGAGGTTTAA
- a CDS encoding acetyltransferase, with protein MAAKYDGGHFLRKPQFSGQFVPPFYGGMEVNVEKIVLVGAGGHALSVIDSIRSKEEYEIIGITELGCTVGEQVSGCEIMGNDSILKSVFDSGVKYAFIAVGSVGSTALREKLYHLLKDTGFILPAIIDNSSNIGSDVCLGAGIYAGKNTVVNAKSTIRDMAIINTGAIIEHGCRVNEFAHIGPGAVICGDVKIGAGTHVGANTTIIQGVTIGYNSIIGAGSTVVHDVPSKVIAYGNPCKVVRNKESGRSQGTVL; from the coding sequence TTGGCCGCCAAATACGACGGCGGCCATTTTCTTCGAAAACCTCAATTTTCCGGTCAATTTGTGCCGCCGTTTTACGGCGGGATGGAGGTCAATGTGGAAAAGATTGTTCTTGTAGGCGCAGGCGGACATGCACTCAGTGTCATAGACAGCATCCGATCAAAGGAAGAATACGAAATCATCGGGATTACTGAATTGGGCTGCACTGTCGGAGAGCAAGTATCGGGCTGTGAAATTATGGGAAACGATTCCATATTGAAGTCGGTATTTGACAGCGGAGTCAAGTATGCTTTTATTGCAGTCGGAAGTGTCGGAAGCACCGCTTTGAGAGAAAAACTATATCATTTGCTGAAAGATACAGGATTTATCTTACCTGCGATAATCGACAATTCTTCAAATATCGGCAGCGATGTATGTCTGGGCGCGGGAATCTACGCAGGAAAGAACACGGTAGTTAATGCAAAGAGCACTATAAGAGATATGGCGATCATAAATACCGGCGCTATTATAGAGCACGGTTGCCGCGTCAATGAATTTGCGCATATAGGACCCGGCGCCGTCATATGCGGCGACGTTAAAATAGGCGCCGGTACGCACGTGGGCGCAAATACCACGATTATTCAAGGTGTAACTATCGGATACAACAGTATCATAGGAGCCGGAAGCACCGTTGTCCATGATGTTCCAAGTAAGGTTATTGCTTATGGCAATCCATGTAAGGTTGTGAGAAACAAAGAGTCAGGGAGGAGTCAGGGGACGGTTCTCTGA
- a CDS encoding transposase: MVRGNEKREIFLCDQDRERFIDILHEKSREKEYSILAYCLMDNHVHLLIKEGTDQIDRAMKRIGVSYVYYFNKLYERIGHLFQDRFRSEPINDERYLMAAVRYIHNNPVKAKMVKSPDRYRWSSYNEYVSKEDTAAGLTSREFVLKMFSENLEEAIKQFVRFSGEQAREEFIDINEEKTMDKTIKSEAQAIKHIEKVLQEGKAVNLKDWLMNKDNRNELIRYLKDNSILSTRQIAAILGVNRNIVQRVR; this comes from the coding sequence ATGGTAAGGGGTAATGAAAAAAGAGAAATTTTTCTCTGTGATCAAGACAGAGAGAGATTCATAGATATTTTGCATGAAAAAAGCAGGGAAAAGGAGTATTCAATTTTGGCATACTGTTTGATGGATAATCATGTGCACCTGCTTATAAAAGAAGGGACAGACCAGATAGACAGGGCTATGAAAAGAATAGGCGTAAGCTATGTGTATTACTTCAACAAGTTATACGAGAGAATAGGCCATTTGTTTCAGGACAGGTTTAGGAGCGAGCCGATAAATGATGAAAGGTATCTAATGGCTGCTGTCAGGTATATACATAATAATCCGGTTAAGGCAAAAATGGTAAAAAGCCCGGACAGATATCGTTGGAGCAGTTACAATGAATATGTGAGCAAAGAAGATACAGCCGCAGGTTTAACAAGCAGGGAATTTGTACTGAAAATGTTTTCAGAAAACCTGGAAGAGGCAATCAAGCAGTTTGTCAGGTTTTCAGGAGAGCAGGCGAGAGAAGAGTTTATAGATATCAATGAAGAAAAAACAATGGATAAGACCATAAAATCTGAGGCTCAGGCAATAAAGCATATTGAGAAAGTTTTGCAGGAAGGTAAGGCTGTGAATCTAAAGGATTGGCTAATGAATAAAGACAATAGAAACGAACTGATTAGGTACCTTAAAGATAATTCTATTCTTTCAACAAGGCAAATAGCTGCAATTTTGGGTGTTAACAGGAATATTGTTCAAAGGGTCAGGTGA
- a CDS encoding cadherin domain-containing protein, protein MRYRLKSSLIFFMLIVMITVAFDKTFVAEASFATPALNQDLNLDWVSENNNGFTITANDGLTFNGDPVSIWLSGSDGAAGPFSFTISADEQFAGGAFDLTEIVFDLYEPGSTFTIAVIGHKADGGTVMASVSGGGTAEFNAINLGGMTELTAFDVQIQRVSGFNGVDYVGLDSFTIANPHEYVGNHAPDIAGLGEKIIFQENTVNAAPRQIDPDVAVTDSDSDDFNSGQVTVSYTATGLAEDQLVVDNIGNISVSGSAVSYSGTQIGTVSGGNNGAALIIDLSANATPAQVTELLRALAYQNTSNEPASYRTISITVNDGDGGTSAPATARIAVSGQAESGVESPVDLTQNLSYPDWVDHLNNYFAITANGSVTLSGDLSTVWIEGGGTGPASLTVSAAEQFAGGMFDLAGMTFDFVGSGNYTVTVKGYRAGGDTVTANVTGSSEGEFNAVDLAGMTQLNSFEVQIQSSGGGDVYNLGLASFTIANPHAVNLPPAFTSAAGFSIAETALANDTVLHDVQAHDGDGGATDAGLTYRITGGTGRSYFSIDSSTGEIKLTAAGEASLDYESAASYTLTVRADDGRAVNSTADQTIAVSVADAAPAITGGQSFTVSETAPDGTVVGVVANTGDNDSVTFSITGGNSGGAFAIDAAGAEITVNNAGAIDYEADPSFTLTVQATDETNSSDQGVTVNVSDVAPVITAGQSFTVSEGAADGTAVDTVAVTGDISSIVFSIQSGNDDGVFAINSSTGEISVADSANLDAAITAVHTLAIRASDANHSDEMVTVLVRAADGSGTMTVTPDAVAAGQTGITLTFTYTAAAGGLENGAVSIDVPDGWSPPGTISTGAGYTTASAGTVGVSGRSITVTGLTLAGSDSIAITYGDKSGGGPGITAATTAGVSTWPTRSGATSAGSLAGLSISPQVTIEPGGADPDQSSVTVDETARPADNTTIATITVTLRDAHGNPVIGHTAALDQGAGSSTIEPAGAVTDAAGQAVFTVKSSRAESVTYQAKDTTPEPDVTVIQTVQVTFEPGVTVDPADDSAVEGGTAQYAVALLSRPTADVAISVTPDTQLSADKDSLIFNSANYNTPQTVTVTAIDNHILDGNRTGAITHDAVSADPAYGGITVPGFLMDITDNDSPDIIVSKSGPLQITEGGPSDSYTLTLATQPADSVTVYVYGGGQVAVDPQVLEFTTGNWNVPLGIDITAVDDDVAEGPHAATVTHSVYSADPDYGGFNIPDLDVDITDNDSPGISINQSGAAVVTEGAGDYTYTMVLTTRPCSDVEISISGGSQLGVDPGEHTFTPGNWDSPKTVRVWALDDDVSEGDHSGSVSHSVYSADPGYDNYDISAITVSIIDNDASANACLSGLVLSGGTLVPAFDSATTNYSLSVAHSVGSVSVTPTPADSNATVTVNGTPVAGGHVSPSISLNVGANPIIAVVTAQDGITTKTYTITVNRAAASGGGGSSDKNKPLRNDGTSKNIKADAGGKVSLGNVSVEIPAGALPDDATVSIRKLSRSEANKVVLGGLRVKMAGDVYEITTTGERWFGDNYITIKLAYDPDRVAEGEFPAVHYYDQILERWVKLETQLMQENGQWFAVAGVNHLTRFAVFSTAKEPPAEQEVITLTIGQVRAGVNGSPFTLDAPPYVDHQSRRVLVPIRFVSEALGAGVKWDSTLRQVTIEDGGRVIVLTMGSPEVLVDGAARAMDCVPGTQPPGRIFVPLRFVSETLGAQVDYDDAAKQITLLR, encoded by the coding sequence ATGAGGTATAGATTGAAGAGTTCTCTTATTTTTTTTATGCTGATAGTCATGATTACAGTTGCCTTTGATAAAACGTTCGTGGCGGAGGCAAGCTTTGCAACCCCGGCGCTAAATCAGGATCTGAATTTGGATTGGGTAAGCGAGAATAATAACGGCTTTACAATTACCGCCAACGATGGCCTGACATTTAATGGGGATCCAGTATCTATCTGGTTAAGCGGTAGCGATGGGGCTGCCGGACCATTCTCTTTTACTATTAGCGCCGATGAACAATTCGCAGGCGGCGCATTCGATCTGACTGAAATTGTATTTGATTTGTACGAACCCGGGAGTACCTTTACTATTGCAGTCATAGGACATAAAGCCGACGGGGGCACGGTTATGGCCAGTGTATCCGGCGGTGGCACGGCGGAGTTTAATGCTATAAACCTGGGCGGAATGACCGAGTTGACTGCATTTGACGTGCAAATTCAACGGGTCTCCGGCTTCAACGGCGTGGATTATGTGGGGTTGGATTCCTTTACCATTGCCAATCCCCATGAATATGTGGGAAACCATGCGCCGGACATTGCCGGCCTAGGCGAAAAAATCATTTTCCAGGAGAACACGGTCAACGCCGCGCCCCGGCAGATTGATCCGGATGTCGCGGTAACCGATAGCGACTCGGACGACTTCAACAGCGGGCAGGTTACGGTCTCCTACACCGCCACCGGGCTGGCGGAGGATCAACTGGTTGTGGACAATATCGGCAACATCTCCGTATCCGGGAGTGCCGTTAGTTACTCTGGAACCCAAATCGGCACTGTCAGTGGCGGAAACAATGGCGCTGCTTTGATTATCGACCTTAGTGCAAACGCCACACCGGCACAGGTTACAGAGCTGTTGCGCGCCCTGGCTTACCAGAATACCTCCAATGAACCCGCCAGCTACCGCACCATCTCAATTACCGTCAACGACGGCGACGGCGGCACCAGCGCGCCGGCTACGGCCAGGATCGCGGTGTCCGGCCAGGCGGAGTCCGGGGTGGAGAGCCCGGTAGACCTTACCCAGAACTTGAGTTATCCGGACTGGGTGGACCATCTTAATAATTATTTTGCCATTACTGCCAACGGTAGCGTAACCTTGTCCGGTGACCTGTCTACTGTCTGGATCGAAGGCGGGGGCACCGGCCCGGCATCCCTGACCGTCAGCGCCGCCGAGCAGTTTGCGGGCGGCATGTTCGATCTGGCGGGCATGACCTTCGATTTTGTCGGCAGTGGTAATTATACCGTCACAGTAAAAGGATACCGGGCCGGTGGGGACACTGTCACAGCTAATGTAACCGGCAGCAGTGAGGGGGAATTCAACGCCGTAGACCTGGCCGGCATGACCCAGCTTAATTCCTTTGAGGTTCAAATTCAGAGTTCCGGCGGCGGCGATGTATATAACCTGGGGCTGGCGTCCTTCACCATCGCCAATCCCCATGCCGTCAACCTGCCGCCGGCGTTTACCTCGGCTGCGGGCTTCAGCATAGCTGAAACCGCTCTGGCTAATGACACCGTGCTCCACGACGTCCAGGCCCACGACGGGGACGGCGGCGCTACCGACGCCGGCCTGACCTACCGTATAACCGGGGGCACCGGCCGGAGTTATTTTTCAATTGACAGCTCAACGGGTGAAATCAAACTCACCGCCGCCGGGGAAGCAAGCCTTGATTATGAATCGGCTGCCAGTTACACCTTGACCGTCCGCGCCGACGACGGCCGGGCCGTCAACAGCACCGCCGACCAGACCATTGCCGTCAGCGTGGCGGATGCCGCCCCGGCAATTACCGGCGGCCAGTCCTTTACGGTAAGTGAGACGGCGCCCGACGGCACTGTTGTCGGCGTCGTCGCCAACACCGGCGACAACGACTCGGTGACCTTTTCCATTACCGGCGGCAACAGCGGCGGCGCCTTTGCCATTGATGCCGCCGGCGCCGAGATTACGGTAAACAATGCCGGCGCCATCGACTACGAGGCAGACCCCAGCTTTACCCTCACTGTCCAGGCTACGGATGAAACCAACTCCTCCGACCAGGGCGTTACGGTCAACGTGAGTGACGTGGCCCCGGTAATCACCGCCGGGCAGTCCTTCACAGTAAGCGAGGGGGCGGCCGACGGCACTGCGGTGGACACCGTCGCCGTCACCGGCGACATCAGCAGCATTGTCTTTTCCATCCAATCGGGCAATGACGACGGAGTTTTCGCTATTAACAGCTCCACCGGGGAAATATCCGTCGCCGACAGCGCCAATCTCGACGCTGCAATCACAGCTGTCCACACCCTGGCAATTCGTGCCTCCGACGCAAACCACAGCGATGAAATGGTGACCGTTCTGGTCCGGGCGGCGGACGGCAGCGGAACCATGACGGTGACGCCGGACGCTGTTGCCGCCGGCCAAACCGGCATAACGCTGACCTTTACCTACACGGCGGCGGCCGGGGGCCTGGAAAACGGCGCGGTGAGCATCGACGTACCGGATGGTTGGAGTCCTCCCGGTACAATTTCCACCGGAGCCGGCTATACAACGGCTTCCGCCGGAACGGTGGGTGTATCGGGCCGGAGCATCACCGTAACGGGCCTGACCCTGGCGGGTAGCGATTCCATTGCTATAACCTACGGGGATAAGAGCGGCGGCGGGCCGGGCATTACTGCCGCGACCACTGCCGGCGTTTCCACCTGGCCGACCCGGTCCGGCGCCACCTCCGCCGGCAGCCTGGCGGGGCTGAGTATTTCGCCTCAGGTAACCATAGAGCCGGGCGGCGCCGACCCAGATCAGTCGTCCGTGACGGTTGACGAGACAGCCCGGCCCGCCGACAATACAACCATTGCAACCATTACGGTAACTCTGCGGGACGCCCATGGCAATCCGGTGATCGGCCATACCGCAGCCCTGGACCAGGGCGCCGGCAGTTCCACCATTGAACCGGCCGGCGCCGTAACGGACGCCGCCGGGCAAGCTGTTTTCACCGTTAAAAGCAGCCGGGCCGAGTCGGTTACTTATCAGGCCAAGGACACTACTCCCGAGCCGGATGTAACGGTGATACAGACTGTCCAGGTTACCTTCGAGCCGGGCGTCACCGTTGACCCCGCCGACGACAGTGCCGTTGAGGGCGGGACTGCGCAATACGCGGTGGCGCTGTTATCCCGGCCCACGGCGGACGTCGCCATCAGCGTCACACCAGACACCCAGTTGAGCGCAGACAAGGACAGTCTGATCTTTAACAGTGCAAATTACAACACGCCCCAGACGGTGACCGTTACCGCCATAGACAACCATATTCTCGACGGCAATCGCACCGGTGCGATAACGCATGACGCTGTCAGCGCGGACCCGGCATACGGCGGTATTACCGTGCCCGGTTTCCTGATGGATATAACGGACAACGACAGCCCGGATATTATAGTTAGCAAGAGCGGCCCGCTGCAAATAACCGAGGGCGGCCCCTCGGACTCCTATACCCTGACGTTGGCCACTCAACCCGCCGACAGCGTGACGGTTTACGTGTACGGCGGCGGTCAGGTTGCCGTCGACCCGCAGGTGTTGGAGTTCACCACTGGCAACTGGAACGTTCCCCTGGGGATTGATATAACGGCGGTGGACGACGATGTCGCCGAAGGGCCGCATGCCGCCACGGTAACCCACAGCGTTTACAGCGCCGACCCTGATTACGGCGGCTTTAATATTCCGGACCTGGACGTTGACATCACCGACAACGACTCTCCTGGCATCAGCATTAACCAAAGCGGCGCCGCCGTGGTCACCGAGGGCGCTGGAGACTATACCTATACCATGGTCCTGACCACCAGACCCTGTTCCGATGTGGAAATCAGCATTAGCGGGGGCAGCCAGCTTGGTGTGGACCCCGGGGAGCATACGTTTACCCCGGGGAACTGGGATTCGCCGAAAACCGTGCGGGTGTGGGCGCTGGACGACGATGTGAGCGAAGGAGACCACAGCGGCAGCGTATCTCACTCGGTATACAGCGCGGACCCGGGTTACGATAATTATGACATTTCCGCCATCACAGTAAGTATCATTGATAACGACGCGTCCGCCAACGCTTGCCTGTCCGGACTCGTGTTGAGCGGCGGCACGCTGGTCCCGGCCTTTGACTCGGCCACCACCAATTATAGTCTTTCGGTGGCCCATAGCGTGGGCAGTGTCTCGGTGACGCCCACGCCGGCGGACAGCAACGCCACGGTTACCGTCAACGGTACGCCGGTGGCCGGCGGGCATGTTTCACCGTCCATTAGCCTTAACGTGGGAGCCAACCCCATTATTGCCGTGGTTACCGCCCAGGACGGTATAACCACCAAAACGTATACCATCACCGTTAACCGGGCCGCCGCGTCCGGCGGCGGAGGCAGTAGCGATAAAAACAAACCTCTTCGAAATGACGGCACAAGTAAAAACATAAAAGCAGACGCCGGCGGCAAAGTCAGCCTCGGCAACGTTTCCGTGGAGATCCCGGCGGGGGCATTGCCCGATGACGCCACCGTCAGTATCAGGAAGTTGAGCCGGAGTGAAGCTAACAAGGTGGTGCTCGGGGGACTGCGGGTTAAGATGGCCGGCGATGTTTATGAGATTACCACCACCGGTGAGCGCTGGTTCGGTGACAACTATATTACCATCAAGCTTGCCTATGACCCGGACAGGGTTGCAGAAGGCGAGTTCCCGGCGGTGCATTACTATGATCAGATATTGGAACGCTGGGTTAAGCTGGAGACGCAACTAATGCAGGAAAACGGTCAGTGGTTCGCCGTAGCCGGGGTTAACCACTTGACCAGGTTTGCCGTGTTCAGCACGGCTAAAGAACCTCCGGCGGAGCAAGAGGTGATCACTCTGACTATCGGCCAGGTCCGGGCCGGTGTGAACGGCAGCCCCTTCACCCTGGACGCTCCGCCTTATGTTGATCATCAGTCCCGGCGCGTCCTAGTGCCCATCCGGTTTGTCAGCGAAGCCTTGGGCGCCGGGGTCAAGTGGGATTCCACCCTCCGGCAGGTTACCATCGAAGACGGCGGCCGGGTAATTGTGCTCACCATGGGTTCGCCGGAGGTGCTGGTGGACGGCGCGGCCCGGGCCATGGACTGCGTTCCGGGGACGCAGCCGCCCGGCCGCATCTTTGTTCCGCTGCGGTTTGTCTCTGAAACCCTGGGCGCACAGGTGGATTATGATGACGCAGCTAAACAGATAACCTTGCTCAGGTAA
- a CDS encoding GNAT family N-acetyltransferase encodes MLRKDYPAARYSIILRVGNPVGRLYLHRGEKERRILVIALAPEYWGRAIGRRLIEKILREVATAGRPVRFQAAWYNRPARSLYEGLGFRVTEDNGVYCEMQWLPGTGPIDKG; translated from the coding sequence CTGCTTAGAAAGGATTATCCGGCTGCCCGGTACAGCATTATTCTCCGGGTCGGAAATCCGGTGGGGAGGTTGTACCTCCACCGCGGGGAGAAGGAGCGGCGTATTTTGGTTATCGCCCTGGCCCCCGAATACTGGGGCAGGGCGATCGGAAGGCGCTTGATTGAAAAAATTTTGCGGGAGGTTGCCACGGCGGGCAGGCCGGTACGTTTCCAGGCGGCGTGGTATAACCGGCCTGCCCGATCGCTTTATGAAGGGCTGGGTTTCCGGGTGACGGAGGACAATGGAGTCTATTGCGAGATGCAGTGGCTGCCGGGAACCGGGCCAATTGACAAGGGGTGA
- a CDS encoding LuxR C-terminal-related transcriptional regulator, producing MGKKEQLQSEPHYYSDRLLKKLAGLRAVPTTIVEAPPGYGKTTAIRDYLENVLPRNIPVHSFTATDELPAACFRRFSREIDKIDGHVGQRLLKIGFPGPVTIGEACDALRSIRCHHETYLVIDNFQYLHNALPPSFFTALIEHGVKRLHVILLTHMLKRNVFSAILGYGFLHVTAADLRLHAGDIRRYYSLAGVNITPEAAEDVASYTGGWIIAVYLQLRAFREKGSFSVTQDILTLMEHLVWDKLTPGQQDFLLRLSPLETATMRQMCVLLDCEVLPDYALDALEIPFIRCEPAGRRYELHSILHSLVAQKCHERGESFERECLLRAGDLCRDDGMTPEALGFYWRLRDYERMLALDLSHLILEQIGGTPFSALALDIAQHCPAEIKRKYPLSMLCVAWALLTAGMSAEFDVLMEELRSTLGTENDADGLLGEWMLLYSFKSHPRLDEITAVLREAASLFKGTCSRVILPAAPWCFGNCGPLADYHITPGEADRKADALEEYVALYARLTNGHGSGADVLYRAELAYHRGNLNEAEILAYKAAFLAESKQQSIVQLGASLQLAQIALHRADTASWQRAISSMERAASYPAQNSFVVRAALDIMRGMLLTELQQLTGIADWLKNGDFSSSRLLPAMVPPALFVHAVYLLHQGEFARLIGLAGARHADGLRNGPVLTMLLSLTLAAGYMQMGESGQASAFVRRAAQAALPDGLISPFASFSWLTKGLTDEVVEREYPALFEKFQATKERFAMGWTKLYQDLLPAELPGKLTAREREVALLAAQGLRNGEIAEKLSIKENTVRFHLRTIFQKLDVDRRAKLAERLKPL from the coding sequence ATGGGGAAAAAGGAGCAGCTTCAAAGTGAACCGCATTATTATTCAGACCGGCTGCTCAAGAAGCTGGCTGGCCTGCGAGCTGTGCCCACCACGATTGTAGAGGCCCCTCCCGGTTATGGCAAAACGACGGCAATACGGGATTACCTGGAGAATGTGTTGCCGCGAAATATCCCCGTTCATTCGTTTACCGCCACGGACGAGTTGCCTGCCGCCTGCTTCCGGCGTTTTTCCCGGGAGATCGATAAGATAGACGGCCACGTGGGACAGCGTCTTTTGAAAATCGGCTTTCCGGGTCCCGTTACCATTGGTGAAGCCTGCGACGCATTGCGTTCCATCCGGTGCCATCATGAGACTTATCTTGTAATTGATAACTTTCAATACCTGCATAACGCTTTGCCGCCCTCCTTTTTCACCGCGCTGATTGAACACGGCGTCAAAAGGCTGCACGTCATCCTTTTGACGCATATGCTCAAACGGAATGTGTTCTCCGCTATTTTGGGCTACGGATTTTTGCACGTCACCGCCGCCGATCTACGGCTGCATGCCGGGGATATCCGGCGCTATTATTCCCTTGCCGGCGTGAACATTACTCCGGAGGCTGCGGAGGACGTCGCGTCCTATACCGGCGGCTGGATCATCGCGGTCTATTTACAGCTTCGCGCTTTCCGGGAAAAGGGATCTTTTTCTGTTACGCAGGACATTCTGACTCTGATGGAGCATTTGGTGTGGGACAAGCTGACGCCCGGGCAGCAGGACTTTTTACTGCGTCTTTCACCCCTTGAAACAGCCACCATGCGGCAAATGTGCGTGCTTCTTGACTGCGAGGTTTTACCCGATTACGCCTTGGACGCGCTGGAAATCCCCTTTATCCGCTGCGAGCCGGCTGGGCGGCGGTATGAACTGCACAGTATCCTGCATAGTTTGGTGGCGCAAAAATGCCATGAGCGGGGCGAGTCGTTCGAACGTGAATGCTTGCTGCGGGCAGGCGATCTATGCCGGGATGACGGCATGACCCCGGAGGCGCTGGGCTTTTATTGGCGGCTCAGGGACTATGAGCGGATGCTTGCTCTCGACCTTTCCCATTTGATTTTAGAGCAAATCGGGGGCACACCTTTTTCTGCGCTGGCGCTGGATATTGCGCAGCATTGCCCGGCTGAAATCAAAAGGAAATACCCTCTTTCCATGCTGTGCGTTGCGTGGGCGCTATTGACGGCCGGAATGAGCGCGGAGTTTGACGTACTGATGGAAGAACTGCGCAGCACGCTTGGCACTGAAAACGACGCGGACGGCTTGCTTGGCGAATGGATGCTGCTTTACTCTTTTAAAAGCCATCCCCGCCTGGACGAAATAACCGCTGTCCTTCGGGAGGCTGCTTCCCTTTTCAAGGGGACCTGCTCGCGGGTGATCCTGCCCGCCGCGCCCTGGTGCTTCGGCAACTGCGGTCCGCTGGCCGACTATCATATCACGCCGGGCGAAGCCGATCGGAAGGCCGACGCATTGGAGGAATACGTAGCCTTGTACGCCAGGCTGACCAATGGCCACGGCAGCGGCGCGGACGTGCTGTACCGTGCGGAGCTTGCTTATCACAGGGGGAATTTGAACGAGGCGGAGATCCTTGCTTACAAGGCGGCTTTCCTTGCCGAAAGTAAGCAGCAAAGCATCGTCCAATTGGGAGCGTCGCTGCAACTGGCGCAAATTGCCCTGCACAGGGCGGACACGGCAAGCTGGCAGCGCGCCATCAGCTCAATGGAGCGGGCCGCCTCCTACCCCGCGCAGAACTCCTTCGTCGTCCGGGCCGCCCTGGATATTATGCGCGGTATGCTGCTCACTGAGCTGCAGCAGCTTACAGGCATTGCCGATTGGCTCAAGAACGGAGATTTTTCGTCATCAAGGCTGCTGCCCGCCATGGTTCCCCCGGCCCTGTTCGTACACGCGGTCTATTTGCTGCATCAGGGAGAATTCGCGCGACTCATCGGACTTGCCGGGGCCAGACATGCGGACGGCCTTAGAAACGGCCCTGTTCTGACTATGCTTTTATCTCTTACCTTGGCCGCCGGCTACATGCAAATGGGAGAATCCGGGCAGGCTTCGGCATTTGTCCGGCGTGCCGCGCAAGCTGCATTGCCCGACGGACTGATTTCCCCCTTTGCGTCCTTTTCATGGTTAACCAAAGGATTGACCGATGAAGTGGTTGAGCGGGAATATCCGGCACTTTTTGAAAAATTTCAGGCAACGAAAGAACGTTTTGCAATGGGCTGGACGAAGCTGTATCAGGATCTGCTCCCGGCGGAGCTGCCGGGGAAACTCACCGCACGGGAGCGGGAGGTGGCGTTGCTTGCGGCCCAAGGGTTGCGCAACGGTGAGATTGCGGAAAAACTGTCGATTAAGGAAAATACTGTGCGTTTTCACCTGCGTACAATATTTCAAAAGCTGGATGTGGACCGCCGCGCGAAGCTGGCGGAAAGGCTCAAACCACTCTAA